AAGTCACAGGGTGTCTTCGACGAGTTTCGCTTTAATTGCTGTCTGGCGGATGTGGACACAAAGCCAGCATACCAAAATGTACGCAATCGTGTCGAGACTGCTGTCAACGATTTTCTGGCCAAACAACATTGGACACCAGACACAAACAAGGTGCAGTTGCGTGAGCGACTACGGAAACATTTACTTGAGTGAGTGTTGGTCCACGCTTAAAGAGATAcgtttcttaaaattaatgtacttGCAGCTCTGATGTGTTGGACAAGGGTGTCGATCACATAGTAGATCAAGTGGTCAACCCAAAGGTAGCTACTATATTTGAGCCAAAGATTGAAAGCATTGCCTACAAATATCTGGGCATCACCCCGCCGCCCCCACCGACCAACCCGCCTCCAAGACCACCGCTGTTACCAGCGCCCCCCTTACCGCCATATGCTGCCCATGCTCTTGGCCATATGAATGGAGGGGGCAATATGCTTAAGGTGGAGACTACCGCTAGCCTATTGCCAACAGATCTGGAGCAAATCAGTCCGGATTCCGATCGAGCAACTTTCAAATCTGACCTAAGGGATGACAGCAAAGACGATGAGCTGCCTCCTGGTGTAGATGACATTGATGACATGGATTACGACGAGACAACTTCGCCAGCATTTGAGCCTGCCGCAAGCATTAAAGAAGAAATTAACAATGGCTCGCTTAACACATCCGATTCTATTAAGGACGTCAAGGAGCTGGCAAATGATTCGCGAGACGCTGGCGCCTCGCAAGCCTCTCAGTTATCACAGGTATCAAGTGACAGTCGTCTAACCATTGCCTCCACGGACGCACCGCAGCCAACGTCCACCAACAATAGCGTGGAACTCACTTCAAACATAGCCGCCAACATGTCGGAGGAGGCGCAGATGCCCAAGTTCAACGAGAACTCCAGTGAGACGAACGAAAACAGCGGTCGCCAGTTGCACTTTGATATCAAACAGGACGCGATTACATTCGAGGGTAAGAAGCACTCAATTACTGCTTACTTCTTATTACCTGAACATGACTGATATTTTATTCCTTGCAGGAACTGAGCGCAGGAATTCATTGTCGGAGAATACCAACGGTGGTAACACCCATGCCATCTTAATTGAGGACGCCATTATGTGCGAAATGAAGGCCAATGTAGATGATGTTAAAAGTGTAACTAAAGAGCCGACACCGGATCCTATTCCAGATCAATTGACAATCAGAGCAGAGCAACAGTCGGAGAATACCTTTAGTCTGTTTTCAGACTCGACAGCGAACTCGCAGAATCCCAAAGATAGTTTAACTGCGACGCCTCAAGAGTCGGAATTGCCAGAAGTACCTGAAATAAAGGAAGATTTGACAAAACCTGACGAAGCAAAGGCAACCGAACCTGAAGTTGCATCCACAACGTTACCAATTCCATTGGAAGAACTTAAGTTGGCTGAATTAACAACATCACCTGCATCGGCTTCCTCGTCGTCGCAAACAAAGAAACATTCACACTCAAGGGATAAGGATAAGCGCCATCACTCGCAATCCCACTCCGATGAAAAGCAGCGCAGAAAGTCGCGCGAACGGGAACGAGAACGTGATCGAGAACACGATAAATCACGTGGCAAAACTTCTTCCAGCTCAAAGCACTCGTCCCAATCATCCAGCTCGAAgcacaggagcagcagctccaAATACGAAAAGAGCTCCACTTCGACAACGTCCAGTCGCAGCAATCATGAGTCCTCCACTTCCAAACGTTCCACGTCGCGTCACGAATCATCCACACACAAGAAACACAAGTCTAGCTCTTCATCGTCACGTTCTGATCGTGACAGGACAAAAAGTCGAGAAACCAGAGAAAGCCATAGTCATCATAGTCGCAGTCACAATGGCAGTAGCAGCACATTATCCACGTCAAAACGGAGTGATCGCGATCGGGAGCGAGATCGCAACAAGTCAAGTTCAAATTCTACCTCAAATTCTGCCTCCAATTCCATAAATCCGCCAGCATCTGCAGTCATACAGGACGATCATAATGAGGTCAAAGCAAAGCTACAAAAACGCCACAGCAACGACTCGAATGATGAGGGTAAGCCTCCTGGCGCATCTGGAAAATCTCCCCCTGAATCTACCGAGTCCCAAACCAAAGAGACAAGAACAGATTCGTCAGCTCAGAACGGCAAACCGACGGAAACCAATGGAACTAATGGCACAAATGACAATCACACGCCCAGCAACAACGACTCCGTTGATGAGATTGTGGATGCCGGCAATGTGATCATTGTTAGCGATATACTGCAACAGTCTACGGTCAGTTTTATTGAGTTGAGCAGCGCGATCGCACCTTTGGTTTCAGCAGAAGACATGAACAAACCCGAAGAGAAGGAAACACACTCAAAACCGGCGCTACAAGTTGTAGAGTCAGCTGAAACAGAGCCACCAACCACATCCACGGAACCTGTTGTTGAACCAGAAATTAAATCAGCAACTGAGCCGAAATCCGATGTCGCTAATGAACCTACTGTGGAGCCAGTGATTCCAGATCCTGATCCAGAGATTCCTGCAAAAATAGAATGCGCGCAGGAGATTTCTACTGAATCAAACACCCCAGATAATTCCTTTGTTGAGCCTAGCGTAGATACGAACCTGGAGGAAACAGCCATAGCTGCAGATATTGCTCCGAATTTAGAACCCATCAATGAATCCTCGTCGGTTAAATCAATCCCATCGCAGCCGAATAATGAAAGCGGAGAAACATTCACACACTTCGAGGAGAATGCTGAGGAATTTAATGCGCGTTTGCAACTGATTGAACATAACATCAAGGATCTTCGCATGCTTCTTAACGTCTTCAGTGAGGCCGAGGACACAAGTTTCCCGCGTCGCAACAGCGCAAAGCGTCGCCTAAGCAGCGAGGCATCCTCGTCTAAGGAACACAGCAGCTCCAgtttcagcagcagcagctccgtCAGCCCAAATGCGAAAGTAAAACGGACGCGTCGTGACGATGCCAAGACCTCACCCACGCCATCGGAAATCAGCGTGAATTCCAAGGAGAACGAAGAACTGGAAAAGCACGACAAAGGTTGTTAGCCAAGTATTTGTCTTTGTTGGTAGTAATAATCGTAGCTAGTTTGTCATACTGCCTTCATATACGTgtaattttaagtacaaacgCCTCAATCTTCTTTCCACATGCCGTCCGtttgcataccctgtaaatctTATAAATCCATTAATAGTAGTTCTTTAAACGTTCTACCCTGGGTAAGCAAACAGCAAGTCTGTCACATATTCTATCGCTCATTTGCTGCTTTTAATGGTCGCCATTTTCACAGTTCAGATAGATTAACTCATTTATTGATCTGCTTTTTAGGTGACCTGTCCTCGAGGCGTCTTAGCCAGAAGCTCTGCCAGCAGCAGCGCTACACCAACGATGATCTCTACAAACCCCGTCCACTTTTGTCGCAGCGTTCGCGTCGTCGTGGTCTGGATTCAATCCTTTAGCTGGTGCCTggtgtataaatttaattcatctTATgagaaagcaataaaaaaggcaattgttgttgttgcatttgacATTAAACAAGTgttcttttttccttttaatgAGTCTGGGCTTTCAAtagtttgtttttcatttttgttgttgaattgtttaacaatatataatgttgattttagaactacatttacaattacaaatagCAAGTGTAATAtggtatatacatatataatattgctATATccatgtacataaataaaatataacaaaaaataaaaatagtaatcATGTGTGTGGTAGATAATCCGAGTCGAATCTGGAGTTAAATTCGCCAATTAGCCCTGATACTTGACTGTGGCATTCAATGTTTCTTTCCTTTGTTAGAGACTAAAAACTTTGGTACTAAATGAAAAGATCAATTACAGATATGCTATCCTGATCAGTTTGTGTGTGGAAAGTAAAAGAAAGGGCTTAACAATTAGGGATTACAATCAAGTGCCGGGCAATAAGGTAGTCAACTCTTTGAATTGCATGGCAGATGACTCAAACTCGTAATTTGTAGACTATATGCTAAATACAATAATAGACCGATTACACTtgtcttttgaaaataattgaattttttaacagcattagttgtgtttgttttaattgtaatttgattacaaatcaatattttctttcgaaactttttattgttgtgttttttgttttgctcatttctttaatttttttgtttttactttaacaacataaacataaatatattcatatatgtatatatatttttaaatttgtttttaaaaaaatcattgtagtaataatacataattttagGTAATAATAGTATTTTACAAATAGGTTCTCTCTTTTCCAAGTAACATagatacaatatttattatcagtAATTTTAACAAGAATTTCGCAGTTAACTGTCTCGTATGGGTGTGTTGgggtgtttgtgtgttgggggtgtggtgtgtgtgtgtgtgtgttggatGTATGTCTGCTGAGTTTTTGcgtaagtgtgtgtgagagcgagagttttgtgcacaacaacaactacaatttaACCTCCGACTATGGTATGGAGTGATAAAACTCTCACCGACTCCGCGTCGAGTATTCATACAAGCAGCTGGATCGGAGCACCGACGCGACGTTCGACAGACAGATGTTTCAAACATCGTGtccaatggcaatggcatcgCCCCCTCATCCGTCATGTGCTCCGCTCCGGCTCTTAACTAAAAGCTACGCTTATGTTTTAGTCGCTGCTGTTGACGCGCTTTAAACGCTGGCCCCGCTCGCGGCCGCGCCTGGACGCTCAGTTTACGTATTGGAGAATCCCCGCTCATACGGACTTTTCACCTCCGTGTGCCTCGTGTGCAGATTGATGGTGGGTGCGGCGGTTCGCGTGGATAGCTCACAGACTGTTTTAATGGCACCAGCAGCATTTACCGTCGGAGGTGCTGGATGCAATGTGACACCATCCTTGGGTAAACAGCTCGTCAGCTCCGATTTCTCCTCATCGTGCGCATCGGCATCGCTCTTGGGAAGCACGTAGTCGGCAGTGCGCGTTGGTGTTTGCAGCTCAGAGCGGCCCGTAATTGACGACTTGTACTTTTCCTTATCCATTCCGCATAAATAGTACTTAAAGAACTCATATGTGGACCAACAAATGGCCGTAGCCGGCATAGCGTACAGCACGCGTGCCGTCATGCCCTTGAAGAAACCCCTTGGACCAGCCATGCGGTAAATCTGAAGGTCATTAAGATCATTAGATGCAATCAATCATACAATTAAATGGCTCTTCTGTAGGGGATTACCTTTCGGCTGGCCTCAATCATACCCTTGGTAAGGCCCGTCTCCTGTGTGTTAAGCAACGTCTTGACAACGTCCAGTGGCGTCGTTATGGCTGCCGCAGAGGCACCAGCCGCCGCGCCCGCTACCATGTGCACAACTGGATTGTACTTGCGCTCGACATTCAACTGTAGatacacaaaatttgaattttttgttcttatcTATCTACCCAAAAGCAAGCAGAAGATCGATGCTCCCTACCATATTCTGTAGAAATTCGTATGTTGTAAAATGAATCGTCTGATATGGTATATTCATGACGAGCTGCGTCCAGTAGGAGCGATAGAAGGCATGCATTCCCTCCTTGCGGTACACGTCTCGCATGCATCGCACAACCGAGGTATATGGCGAGTTATACATTTGCATGCGCTGCTTAATAACCTCCGTTGGATTGGAGATGGCATCATGCACCAGTGTCGCCAGACAACCAGACAAAACTAAAGGGAATGCGTTGACATTAACAACAATGAGCACTTCAATTGAATGCAGTTCAGTTCTTCTGTTAACGCACCGTAATTTAAATGGTTATGTGATGTGAATTTGGTCAGCGATTCCTTTGTCATCTCGTAGACACCAAAGTATAACGAATGCGCCGGTCCAGCGCCAAGTATCACGGCACTTGCACCACGAATTGGCCTACAAGGCAAAGAGATTCAATTGTTAGTTATTGTCTATTGTATGTGGTTATCTATGCACTTACCTCATCAAGCCCTCACGGGAGATCATGTTCTGGAAGGTACCCATTATATTCAGATGCGAATTCGTCAGGCTCTGCATGCGggtctaaaattaattaaaaataaacatttaaagcaTTTGCAAAATtcgtataatttaaaaaaaaattaagactcttaagttgattttttttagcatgaTTTGGGTGACCTTAAAGCACGGTGCATTTTCAAGATCAGTAGCAAAGTTCCCCCGAATGCAATTGTATTGCTTTTTAACAGTTATATTGCATAAATAGAATTTCCctagaaaatataatagaaagcTTTTAGATGTAGCAACAGCTGCAGAGTTATTTGATTGCATCACTTGGCTCAATTCGATGTCTGACCTAATGCACACACAGATCTAAAGGGTATTCCAATAAACTAATGA
The genomic region above belongs to Drosophila innubila isolate TH190305 chromosome 3R unlocalized genomic scaffold, UK_Dinn_1.0 2_E_3R, whole genome shotgun sequence and contains:
- the LOC117791705 gene encoding biorientation of chromosomes in cell division protein 1-like 1; the encoded protein is MDNFVKTLIEEVKSQGVFDEFRFNCCLADVDTKPAYQNVRNRVETAVNDFLAKQHWTPDTNKVQLRERLRKHLLDSDVLDKGVDHIVDQVVNPKVATIFEPKIESIAYKYLGITPPPPPTNPPPRPPLLPAPPLPPYAAHALGHMNGGGNMLKVETTASLLPTDLEQISPDSDRATFKSDLRDDSKDDELPPGVDDIDDMDYDETTSPAFEPAASIKEEINNGSLNTSDSIKDVKELANDSRDAGASQASQLSQVSSDSRLTIASTDAPQPTSTNNSVELTSNIAANMSEEAQMPKFNENSSETNENSGRQLHFDIKQDAITFEGTERRNSLSENTNGGNTHAILIEDAIMCEMKANVDDVKSVTKEPTPDPIPDQLTIRAEQQSENTFSLFSDSTANSQNPKDSLTATPQESELPEVPEIKEDLTKPDEAKATEPEVASTTLPIPLEELKLAELTTSPASASSSSQTKKHSHSRDKDKRHHSQSHSDEKQRRKSRERERERDREHDKSRGKTSSSSKHSSQSSSSKHRSSSSKYEKSSTSTTSSRSNHESSTSKRSTSRHESSTHKKHKSSSSSSRSDRDRTKSRETRESHSHHSRSHNGSSSTLSTSKRSDRDRERDRNKSSSNSTSNSASNSINPPASAVIQDDHNEVKAKLQKRHSNDSNDEGKPPGASGKSPPESTESQTKETRTDSSAQNGKPTETNGTNGTNDNHTPSNNDSVDEIVDAGNVIIVSDILQQSTVSFIELSSAIAPLVSAEDMNKPEEKETHSKPALQVVESAETEPPTTSTEPVVEPEIKSATEPKSDVANEPTVEPVIPDPDPEIPAKIECAQEISTESNTPDNSFVEPSVDTNLEETAIAADIAPNLEPINESSSVKSIPSQPNNESGETFTHFEENAEEFNARLQLIEHNIKDLRMLLNVFSEAEDTSFPRRNSAKRRLSSEASSSKEHSSSSFSSSSSVSPNAKVKRTRRDDAKTSPTPSEISVNSKENEELEKHDKGDLSSRRLSQKLCQQQRYTNDDLYKPRPLLSQRSRRRGLDSIL
- the LOC117791712 gene encoding mitoferrin; its protein translation is MNIDDYESLPTTSVGVNMTAGALAGILEHIVMYPLDSVKTRMQSLTNSHLNIMGTFQNMISREGLMRPIRGASAVILGAGPAHSLYFGVYEMTKESLTKFTSHNHLNYVLSGCLATLVHDAISNPTEVIKQRMQMYNSPYTSVVRCMRDVYRKEGMHAFYRSYWTQLVMNIPYQTIHFTTYEFLQNMLNVERKYNPVVHMVAGAAAGASAAAITTPLDVVKTLLNTQETGLTKGMIEASRKIYRMAGPRGFFKGMTARVLYAMPATAICWSTYEFFKYYLCGMDKEKYKSSITGRSELQTPTRTADYVLPKSDADAHDEEKSELTSCLPKDGVTLHPAPPTVNAAGAIKTVCELSTRTAAPTINLHTRHTEVKSPYERGFSNT